One genomic segment of Odocoileus virginianus isolate 20LAN1187 ecotype Illinois chromosome 33, Ovbor_1.2, whole genome shotgun sequence includes these proteins:
- the NPRL3 gene encoding GATOR1 complex protein NPRL3 isoform X3: protein MGDNTSPISVILVSSGSRGNKLLFRYPFQRSQEHPASQTSKPRSRYAVNSTGEHAEDQDGDPRFSDVILATILATKSEMCGQKFELKIDNVRFVGHPTLLQHTLGQVSKTDPSPKREAPTMILFNVVFALRAHADPSVISCLHTLSRRIATVLQHEERRCQYLTREAKLILALQDEVSAMADANDGPQSPFHHILPKCKLARDLKDAYDRQEVLSVSLPVAGRAVSTAPCEFWLQNSIDRGQDRWELGAARRAGARSGLGLTPLRSLCTSGVVRLHVNSWLEVSFCLPHKIHYAASSLIPPEAIERSLKAIRPYHALLLLSDEKSLLGELPLDCSPALVRVIKTTSAVKNLQQLAQDADLALLQVFQLAAHLVYWGKAIVIYPLCENNVYMLSPNASVCLYSPLAEQFSRQFPSHDLPSVLAKFSLPVSLSEFRNPLAPPVQETQLVQMVVWLLQRRLLVQLHTYVCLMAAPSEDEPRPREDDAPLAARVGGRSLSTPNALSFGSPRLHSNPCSHHPLGSCVPAWMSLAPLGSSASGDRRSSPTSLRTGLCLAESEQPGLVGLEQTTPHPWRTVETCSPRACVEMPAATT from the exons ATGGGGGACAACACCAGCCCCATCAGCGTGATTCTGGTGAGCTCGGGGAGCCGGGGCAATAAGCTGCTGTTCAGGTACCCTTTCCAGAGGAGCCAGGAGCACCCGGCGTCCCAGACGA GTAAGCCTCGTAGCAGATACGCTGTCAACAGCACCGGAGAGCATGCCGAAGACCAGGATGGGGACCCCAG gttTTCAGATGTCATTCTGGCAACAATTTTGGCAACCAAGTCTGAAATGTGTGGCCAGAAGTTTGAATTGAAGATCGATAACGTGCGGTTTGTTGGGCACCCGACGCTGCTGCAGCACACGCTGGGCCAG GTCTCCAAAACCGACCCGTCCCCAAAGAGGGAGGCTCCCACCATGATTCTTTTCAATGTGGTGTTTGCACTGAGG GCCCATGCGGACCCGTCAGTGATCAGCTGTCTGCACACCCTCTCCCGCCGCATCGCCACCGTGCTGCAACACGAGGAGCGCCGCTGCCAGTACCTCACGCGGGAGGCCAAGCTGATCCTGGCGCTGCAGGACGAGGTGTCCGCCATGGCTGACG CAAATGACGGGCCTCAGTCCCCATTCCATCACATCCTGCCCAAGTGCAAGCTGGCCAGGGACCTCAAGGACGCTTACGACAG gcAGGAAGTGCTCTCAGTGTCCCTGCCTGTTGCTGGCCGTGCAGTAAGCACCGCACCTTGTGAATTCTGGTTGCAAAACAGCATTGACCGTGGACAGGACAGATGGGAACTCGGAGCCGCCCGCAGAGCTGGGGCCAGGTCCGGCTTGGGGCTCACCCCACTGAGAAG CTTGTGCACATCTGGCGTGGTGCGGCTCCACGTCAACAGCTGGCTGGAGGTGAGCTTCTGCCTGCCCCACAAGATCCACTACGCGGCCAGCAGCCTCATCCCGCCAGAGGCCATCGAGCGCAGCCTGAAGGCCATCCG CCCGTACCACGCCCTGCTGCTGCTCAGCGATGAGAAGTCCCTGCTGGGCGAGCTCCCCCTTGACTGCTCCCCGGCCCTGGTGCGCGTGATCAAGACCACGTCCGCTGTGAAGAACCTGCAGCAGCTGGCCCAGGACGCAGACCTGGCCTTGCTGCAG GTTTTCCAGCTTGCAGCCCACCTGGTGTACTGGGGCAAGGCCATCGTCATCTACCCGCTGTGCGAGAACAATGTCTACATGCTGTCTCCCAACGCCAGCGTGTGTCT GTATTCCCCGCTCGCCGAGCAGTTCTCACGCCAATTTCCATCTCATGACCTGCCATCTGTCCTTGCAAAGTTCTCCTTGCCTGTCTCCTTGTCAGAATTCAGGAACCCCCTGGCCCCCCCTGTGCAGGAG ACGCAGCTCGTCCAGATGGTGGTGTGGCTGCTGCAGCGCCGGCTCCTTGTGCAGCTGCACACCTACGTCTGCCTGATGGCTGCGCCCAGCGAGGACGAGCCCCGCCCCCGTGAGGACGACGCGCCCCTGGCCGCCAGGGTGGGCGGCCGCAGCCTCAGCACGCCCAACGCCCTCAGCTTTGGCTCCCCAA GGCTGCACTCGAACCCCTGCTCACACCACCCTCTGGGCAGCTGTGTCCCTGCGTGGATGTCACTTGCCCCGCTGGGCAGCTCTGCCTCGGGGGACAGGAGGTCCTCCCCTACTTCCCTGAGGACGGGGCTCTGCCTTGCTGAGTCGGAGCAGCCTGGCCTGGTCGGGTTGGAGCAGACCACACCCCATCCCTGGAGGACCGTTGAAACCTGCAGCCCCAGGGCCTGTGTGGAGATG CCAGCAGCGACGACATGA